From the genome of Lytechinus pictus isolate F3 Inbred chromosome 4, Lp3.0, whole genome shotgun sequence:
CACGCATACAATTTTAAGAGGGCAACAGTAAGAgcgtaaaaatattgaaaggaaTTCAGGATAAAAGTACAGATTGCATTGAGACAACATCGGAATAAACATATAAAAACATGTATATGCACTAATTTGATTCATATGACCAGTAAGAAATAAAAGACCGAAAAGGAGAATGCGCTTTGTGGAACTATTTAGTGGAATAAGCTTAAAGTCAGTTAGTAATTTAAAGTTTGTTCAAAGAACAATGGGGAAatgggaagaaaaaaaggaaaaggggaaagaaaaaaaagaagaaaaaaatacagtattGACTTTATGACAAGGTAAACAGGTCACCGAAGTGAGATGATAATTTGGTTTTGAAATTGTTTATGGTAGgagacaagagagagagagagagagagggtggatGCGATGGAGAGAAAGGggtaagagagaaagagagagaaacagaaacATGGCATGGGGAGAGGGGGAGTAGGTAGGGGGCGATAGACTGGATATGCCTACATTATGTTTATGACAAAACTTTTACACATGATAGAGGGGACGTTTAATACCCAAACCTATAAAATGGAAACACATCGCTTCGCTGGTAAAATAAGATGGATCAGAGGGTCACGCATGAGTAAGcatactttgaagaaaaaaaactgtcaaatcCAAATACTCAATccaccctttcacacggtaaaaaaaaatcgtgatttgaatcatgattccagtgaaaattaaggctaatgacgaatttttagcacgtgtgaaaccaaacagaACATGATTAGACTCGCGAACACTAaacacaatcacgaattcaaattctactccggaggtgcattccagttaaaggacaagtccatccccacaaaaatttgatttgagaaagagaaaaatctaacaagcatataacactgaaaatttcatcaaaatcggatgtaaaatatgaaagttatgacattttaaagaatcgcttaatttcacaaaatagttcaATGCAGGcattctggtcggtatgcaaatgaggagactgatgacgtcatccactcactatttcttttgtattttattatttgaaataatctaattttctctccaaccctaaccctaacccaacatgttcctccctgaacatgttgaatttgtGTTATTTAAATCTTATCTAGCCCGGTCAATTAGTTGacccttgttgtcaaatctgtaaaaaaatgaaatattgtataattcaaacaataaaataacaaaaataatagtgagtgagggacatcaccgAATGTCTCTTTTGCATGTCActaataccatggtcacatttgttctacggcggccgtacggcgagtcgaatacAGCCgtttaattaattttgattcaaaccacctatatgtagtttgacaaaaaatgttaaaacggctgttttcgactcgccgtacggccgccgtagaacaaatgtgaccatggtataagTTGTGCATAACAGTTactgtttcgtgaaaaataagcgaaactttaaaatgtcataactttcttattttacatccgattttgatgaaattttcagcattatgctagtttggtttttctctatttattcaaatcaatatgtttctgatgtggacttgacctttaaatgtagCCGAGTAGACGCGCCCCGGAGTAGAGCTGAATGGTGACGTCACTATTGGTGACATCAGATTTGGCAGTACGTAGCCTGAAACGTGCCGTGCAAAGGTACGGCTGTATAAATACAAGTTCATTACTATTCCTTGCCGACCCAATCTATATGAACATCTCGGTACAGAGCTGAATACCAACACTTACTACACACTAGAGTATGTGATTATGGAATTCCGTATCCGTTTGTGCATTGTTGAATGTGAGCTTgtaccagtggcgtagctacgggggggcctgggggggcacgtgccccccctgagatttggtgtgcccccccaggtgcccccccagaaaaaattggcagagcaaaaaaaaaaaaaaaaaagggagaaagaagaaaagaaaaaagaaaagaagaagaaagacagaagaaaaaaaagaagaggaaaataagaggaggaagacgagtgaatgaaataatgtgaggggaagacttgcaattaaaaaacaaatcttttcatgttactatataaaatttttgctggcgcttcgcgccagaattgcctgttcgatgagattcatatcttgctcaataggctgatatggagcaagttttgaagtcaatatgcaaaacatattttagctcggacatcgagctttcattatttttttttcatttacaaatttaagtgctctgtgaAATcggtccgttttatggtctacatatcagcattttaagctcacgctgcgcggtcacattgtttgatttgccaagttcatattgtattccataatgttccattaaacaaatgtattcagaatgcccagattctaggtctaaatctaaaacatgcgcgatagcctgcatgttctttatttaaaatgtacttaaattatccagtttcacatcagaatatcaataatcgtCTACTCACGCTTCACAATCGCATTATAAATTATACCCAATTGACTATattctatttatgatttacaaaatatgaatagagtgtcccgcttttaggtctaaaatctcaattttaaaatttcttcctctcgcgcttcgcgctcgcatcaattatttagttacatatctactccatttattaatacaaaaagtgcttagaaagacaattttttaggtcggaatgtcaaaaaatttgctcgcgcttcgcgctcgcattattgaaatatataccgtcttcgtgggtaactgtaagcagtccttaagcagtccttttcgataatgctagaacagttgataaaaatttctgttcacgcttggcgttcgcagtaaccatctagttacatacgaatcttgttcaggatcacacataacattgcccagaaaattaaattttcaggaaaaaatacatgaaagttaaaaaaaaaaaaaaatcgctcgcgcttcgcgctcgcactttttataaggcttatgagattatttcatgtttatgttgttctataagaataaaactaagaagttactgatataggtgaagataatttcgggccccatcccctaatggcgaaagtcggatccgcccttgtgacacatacacacacacacaccggaaaaatggccggtgccccccctgaaaaagcaaggaccccccagtgcccccccgtgaaaaaaatcctagctacgccactggctTGTACTCAAAGCGAGACAAAATGTTTCTTCGGTGATGTGAATTAACGAGTGAATATTTTCAACACCATTACATCAATCGAAGGGGTACACCATGCAAAAGGATTTTCTACATGGACGTAACACAAGTAGTTAGATTATTTCATTGAAGAGATCTGTATGACCAGATACCTCAAGCTCAGTTTCAACCGATTTTACATCAATCAAGGATCTGATGACCTTTCTATTAGCTTTCTGGGTTGTATAATAGAGAGTAATTACTGATTAGATCAGGTAAATGCAAGGGAAGGTAAGCTACATTGTTTTCTGAGTATAACACATTTATTTTACTCTCTTCCCAGCCCTTCCTTCCTCTCaactcctttctctctctctcatactCCCCTTGCCTCCCCCTTTTGGCTCCGCCCTCTCCTTCACTCGATCTGTCTTGTTCTATATACCTCCCTTCTATACCTCCCTTCtaatccccctctctctctctctcccagccCTCTCATTTCCTTTCCTCGAGTTCCGATTTCCAACTTTGAAGTTCTGTACATGATGTACAGCCCATTATcttcttattttcattctttcttttatctatttgggggggggggagggatgaCGTAGAAATTTTAACTTTAAGCctgctttgtttttttttattatacgaaTATTAGGAGATCGAGCAACCAAACATCAAATGAAAACAGTACTTACCtccttttaaaatgtttttcatgTGCCCTGAGATGtaaaaaaaggggggcacaAGACAAATTTCTTGAACGGAttcccccacccccttctccTTACATTCTTTCCTGAAGCTAAACACACGAGAGATGGCGAAGAATTCCGAAGAGCTCGCGATGCACTACCGAGAACTCACGAAAGCCCGACCGGTTAGCGGAGACCCTCAGAAGGTCGTCGAGAGGTACAACGAATTGGCGGCAACTTACGACGAGGTATTCAAGACGTAAGGGCGTCGccacgggaggggggggggcaggagggTGATCACCCCCTTAGATTCTGCAGGTAGTAAAAACAGAGAAACGAAAGAGGATAAAAGGGAAAAAGTAGTAAAATTGGCATAAAAGAGCAGGTCTAACtgggtgtatttttttttttaacccgcCATGGGCatttattatatacataattgaatattcaaaatcacatcacatgtttacatatttctttttcaaacaaatattccaaattgaattCTCGACAATTTTCTCCTGTTTTGTTTCTTATAAGTATACATTTATAAATGCACCAAAAAGCAATTGTAAGAAATGAATCTAGTCCGGTTTCTTTGTGGGCTTTAAGTAAATGCAATTCTGTTATTTGAAGGTCGACATTGTATTCAAACTTAGCTACTGTtgtcaaataagaaaatattctCTTGTTTAGTTTACACTCAACGAAAGCATGTACATTATCTTCGTCCACGTAACAATGCGGGCATCTCCCATCTGTTATAGCATTCCATTTAAACAAAATCTTTCTTACTggcaataaattatatataaccttaaaattgaattctttcagtttattttccttacagtcatgacagtgacacaagtttcttttaaaagtttttgtCCAATCTAATGGTGACCCAATTATCTCTTCCCAATACAAATAGCATCTGTTAGTGCTCGATGAATCTAAGGATAATAGTCTATAGAATTGTTTACttgaaatatcatgaatatttttaatttgattttttgctcCTACATCTATTTTGGGAAACTCTCATGAAGGTTTATTATTGCGGTTGGTACAAGGTAATGTATTATCATTTATCCAGATTTTAGGGATAGCCTGACGTAATAATGTGTAGTCGAATATCAATCTTTGCTTACTCTTCTGCGATTTAAGAAGGGAATGAATCTCCATTGTAGGTGAGAAATTTCCATTCCTGAGAATATCTTTCAAAAACACTATCCCAGAACTGGGTGTATAATTCTGTAATACTCAAGTGAGAAAAACAATCATGGCACATTTCGGTCTCCTTGCCCTTGTAGCTAAGGCGCTTTCATAAAGCTACTCGTAAGTTAAGAAAAACTCTAAGAACGACAGGTGGTCCATTCCTGTGGTAAATGATAATAACggtattttacccagggtagtcaataataacagtaataataacggtatatttacccaggatatagccacttcagttccgaaaactgttctcccagcgggccctgctattatcattacccggctaagctagtctacctattcaggtgcacacaggaATTACTTTCTGCTGgtatacccatttacctcacctgggtcgagtgcagcacacacTGTGGATggattccttgctgaaggatattgcgccatggctgggaatttgaacccacgaccctctgtttcaaagtccggagactaatccactgggccacgacgctccatGATATTCACatttaatgttcattggtgattacttAATTAGCGCGTatacataagaaaggttcaccagtcgttcgcaaagtcgctcttaacatacgaacagctttatgaaacacatacCTGCTTCATGAAACGGCttcgggtacccatttacatcACGTGAGTGTGGAAAATGTAAATCACCgccttttcaaataaaaatgcataaattttcaaaataatttaagaATATAAGCCAGAGACCCTTCACTTTCACTCACTGCAGCATTCAAAGTTCGTCGGTTATTCGGCGCCAGCCGGAGCTTGTCGAAGATTATGCGAAGTAGTGACGAGCAAGGAATCTTTAATTCTAGATGTCGGGTGCGGTACTGGAATGCTTGGTGAATTGGTGAGTAAAGATTTGTCATTGTTGTCAAATAATTCGACAACTTCTCAATGAAATCTGTTTTGCTAAGTCGATATTTTGATTGTCCTGACTTAAAAGATGAATTAGAATTTCATTCTCTGTAAATAGGGCTGAAGTGCGTCAaatgtatatattcatattgtaaCTGAGGTGTTGAAATGTAAATATAAAGTACCGTATATCATCTAGATGTATAGTATCACCAGCTTGAAAAAAAGATACACGTCCGATATAATTTCTACAgaaatttaatatttgttttcatgaaatgtatcGTTAATGCTtcacttatttattaattcattgattaattaattcattcattaattgattgattcaataatctatttatttattcattcattcattcagtcagtcagtcattgattcatttttttattcattcatttattcattcatttattcatccattCTACATCATgtcttaatgatttttttcttccattcattcattcgtcaGTTGACCcatcaaatcattttcatttcttggtTTATTAATATTTCAGCTTCACAAAGAAGGTTATAGCAACCTCTACGGCCTGGACCCATCGGAAAGGTCGTGTGACGTAGCGAGGTCAAAGGGTTGCTATGCGACCGTCATTCAGGGCGTGGCAAGACCAGAGTCCCCTCTGAGTTTTGACGATGGTAgggttttattatcatttatttatttattacttatttatttatttgtttatttattacgtatttgatttatttattcattcattgatttatctattgattgattgctttatttatttttacttttttagcAATAACAAGAGCTTTGTTTAATAGCAAGAGTGATATTCACAATCAGTCTCAAATAGCATATAcaattgcaaaaaaatcactgttttgtgacaaAATGTTTGGAATATAATGCTTGTACTATTCCTTCAAAATTCTAgagaaaacaaaacatatttcactcATCCGTAACGACAACATTACATCACAAACAAAATGGCTCTTCAAATTTTGGACTAATTAATCTTTTATATACACATAATATAGGCTTTTTAAACTgaaatggtacaaaaataatctaCCAACTTCTTTTAATGTTGATGGTtgtgtattcatttattattctttGTGGAGTTAAAGGCGGGAGTGAAAAGAGGGCAGTATTTCTAAATCACTCATAATTCAAGGGGTCTTGTTATGAAAAAAAcccatgtttattttgtttcattctaCTCTGTGTGTGCCTGTCTCAACCCTATAAGTAGTCCGTTTCTTTGACCCCAAACATCATTATTATGCAACCGATTTCATAAGAGCCTAAATTAGAGCATTAACTGAGCGCTTATAGAAACATCTGTATTAAGCGCCCtacaaatattataattattattatcattatttattattatagatTGTAGAGCATGACGAGGGTTTGATTTTGTGAATTCAATACATCCAGTGAGTATATAAAGtaacaccaaaatattttgaatcttCTTACAGGCTATTTTGACGCACTAGCTAGCAGTGGAACATTTCAACCAGGCCATTGTGATCACAACGATATCCCTGAACTGATACGGCTTTTAAGATCAGGtaactatcattattttgatttccAGTAAAATTGGATTGTGATCACAACGATATCCCTGAACTGATACGGCTTTTAAGATCAGGtaactatcattattttgatttccAGTGAAATTGGAATCATTCATATTCCTTATATACTACCACTTATTGAAACGTACCAGAATTTTGGTTTATTTTACCACTTATTTTGGttggaaaatattcatcaacCCATTGCATGTACCCTTTTGAAGAATGTAAAGATTGTCaattttaaatataatatttacttttttctataataatagtcagttcttgtatagcgcataacgcattatgaataacgtctctatgcgcttccaaaggacttggatattattaccctggctgtagctcaagcggCTTTtacgcgctcggcatttcaaggaataaattcctgccaggtacccattcatctcacctgggttgagtgcagcacaatgtggattaatttcttgctaaaggaaactacgccatggctgggatttgaactcacgaccctctgtttcaaagtccagagactaaacCACTGGGTCACAACGCTCCACACCTTACTATTTTCTATCAATACATTGGACGTGACTTTAACAAATCtagttaaagaaaataaaagaaatatcacaaaacaATTCACATATTTCTCATAAATTTTCAACTATTTTTTGAAGGTGGATTCATGGTGATATCTACCCGGAAGGCGTCCCTGAACGAGACAGACAGCTACCGGGTCAAAAGCACGCTGAAACATCACGTGGACACCGGAGTCTTGCAAGAATTTTCCTACCAGGAATTCGACGATTACTTTGGATTTGCTACCGAGGATGTGACAGGAATAGTCCTGACTTACAAAAAGAACTAAAGGGTAGTTGAAACCATATAGAATGGACTccagtaaccatggtaaccatgacAAGTGAACTTGTAACGCATCTATTTCTTATTATTCTAATTAATAATGTCCGTTCAACAGTATTTCAAGGGAAGAGCAATAAATCGACGTTTATTCTGACACATTAggcctacactctaaaaacactgagtaaaaattGTAGCCAATATTGGtttagaaagggaacatgcatgtttgctgggtattttttttacccTACATTGGGCTCTTTCAGCGCaatattgcgtaaaatttacaaaatattgggtttcattttacccaaccaacatgcatgttcccattttacccaatattgggtaaacctttttttagagtgtagggaGTCTTTGCTTAACGAATCACGATTGATTCGAGAACATAGAAAAGGTATTTTCAAATGCCTTCCATGACAATGAActaccaagaagtctttgtcgaaattgGTGAAATTGGTCAACTCCAAAACTTAACACAAAACTACTTTtctggttcaccaattttcgacaaagacctcctaGCCGCTTATTGTCATCTGACGGGCAATCTCAATGCACTTTTACTGTGTCCTTGAATCTGCCGTGTATCGCGGTGCATGAACGCCCAATTCTTGTAAGTCTTTTCGCTATCTAGTTACATTATTccggacttttcgcatttactacagagaacactctctacaacgcaccaattcctttgaaaatgcaaatcaaatcacaatggagagctgattggcttttgtcgaaagttggtggaccggggcCGCATCGGAATCTCTAGACTCTGGAcgacgacatatttgcaattgttcgtccggtgcatatcttcggatgatctgctgtcccagtacaccaactttcgacaaaagcctctccattgtgattttaattgcattttcaaaggagtCGATgggttgtagagagtttccccgtaaatgcgaaaactctctaTTGAATGCTTTACTGTACAGAAGACACTGATCCATGTGTATTCGAGTTTGTGGTATATTAAGACGCGTATAAATATGAGACAATTTATAACAATCTTGCTGAAGCCACCTTGCCAAGTAAACctaattctgtattttttttttttttaataccaaatTCTTATATGCTAAAGTAAAGAAATACATTCGAATAATTTGTTTGATACGGATATCCCTTCAGAGTTATGAACCAAAGACTAATATTAAGACATCTTCTTTTAACTTTTCATCCAACTTAATTTGATTGTTACAAATTTAGATTGATGATCTGCTTTTTCAacgatttcaataaaaaaatgcaattatgtTATGACAATAAGAAGACGAAAGACAAAATGTAACCAAAGTAACAAAATAGAAAGTAcctaatttttacaaaaataagacACGTATATAATTTCATGTTGCTATTTGAAATAGAATTTTATTGTGGAATAAAAGTAGAATCGAGTCTGGTTTTGTGCTTATTTTTATCAGCAGGTAAAATATCTTGTTTCAAAAGAACAAAGATGATTCATGTTCTCGGTTATCCTGGTAAAGATACagtatgtgtaaaaaaaaaaaaaaaaaaagaatacgaCAAATGCATGATAATCTATGACTTTGGTTATTTTCTGAACCATATTCGGATCGATTATTGTgatttttgaataattttaaCAGATAAAACACTTTAACGAATTTACATCATTTCGATGCTAGTCCACTGTGCCCAGAACGAAAAGTAAAATGTTCTTAAGTATAGGGATTACAAAAGGGAACAATATAATTTGCCCAAATGTATTTCTCAAG
Proteins encoded in this window:
- the LOC129258294 gene encoding methyltransferase-like protein 27 is translated as MAKNSEELAMHYRELTKARPVSGDPQKVVERYNELAATYDEHSKFVGYSAPAGACRRLCEVVTSKESLILDVGCGTGMLGELLHKEGYSNLYGLDPSERSCDVARSKGCYATVIQGVARPESPLSFDDGYFDALASSGTFQPGHCDHNDIPELIRLLRSGGFMVISTRKASLNETDSYRVKSTLKHHVDTGVLQEFSYQEFDDYFGFATEDVTGIVLTYKKN